From Stenotrophomonas maltophilia, a single genomic window includes:
- a CDS encoding efflux RND transporter periplasmic adaptor subunit, giving the protein MLARIASTLALGLSLAVLAGCAGKQEAAARRQGEAVPVTAQVVQPTQWNDTLQALGTAKARESISVTAKVSEIVEKVHFESGQHIAAGAPIVTLRGQAQEAALVQAQATFHEADQLYKRQRELATQRLVSSATLDTQKSIRDAAEARVAQMQSDIGDRRVRAPFAGVLGIRQVSPGTLLTPTTVIATLDDIEHMHIDFQVPEVELAALGVGDKVSATSVAWPGRTFEGVVSTIDARIDPATRAVTVRADFANGDHALRPGMLLDVRLFHPERAALVVPEIAVVQVGRDTFVYRIKPDDSVERVDVVTGARRAGVVEIKQGLEAGQRIVVDGTGKLRPGLKVAAKDAAPASGAKPADAPAPVAAEGHGG; this is encoded by the coding sequence ATGTTGGCTCGTATCGCTTCGACCCTGGCCCTTGGCCTCAGCCTGGCCGTGCTGGCCGGGTGCGCAGGCAAGCAGGAGGCCGCCGCGCGTCGGCAGGGCGAAGCGGTGCCGGTGACCGCGCAGGTGGTGCAGCCCACGCAGTGGAACGACACCCTGCAGGCACTGGGCACGGCCAAGGCGCGCGAGTCGATCAGCGTCACCGCCAAGGTCAGCGAGATTGTCGAGAAGGTGCACTTCGAAAGCGGCCAGCACATCGCCGCCGGTGCGCCGATCGTGACCCTGCGTGGGCAGGCCCAGGAAGCGGCGCTGGTGCAGGCGCAGGCCACCTTCCATGAGGCCGACCAGCTGTACAAGCGCCAGCGCGAACTGGCCACCCAGCGCCTGGTGTCCAGCGCCACGCTGGATACGCAGAAGTCGATCCGCGATGCCGCCGAAGCGCGCGTGGCGCAGATGCAGTCGGACATCGGTGACCGTCGCGTGCGCGCGCCGTTCGCCGGCGTGCTCGGCATCCGCCAGGTCAGCCCGGGCACGCTGCTGACGCCGACCACGGTGATCGCCACGCTCGATGACATCGAACACATGCACATCGATTTCCAGGTGCCGGAAGTGGAACTGGCCGCACTGGGCGTGGGTGACAAGGTCAGCGCCACCAGCGTGGCCTGGCCGGGCCGTACCTTCGAGGGCGTGGTCAGCACCATCGATGCGCGCATCGACCCGGCCACCCGCGCGGTGACCGTGCGCGCTGATTTCGCCAACGGCGACCACGCGCTGCGCCCGGGCATGCTGCTGGACGTGCGCCTGTTCCACCCCGAACGCGCGGCGCTGGTGGTGCCGGAAATCGCCGTGGTGCAGGTCGGCCGGGACACCTTCGTCTACCGCATCAAGCCCGACGACAGCGTCGAACGGGTGGACGTGGTCACCGGCGCGCGCCGTGCCGGCGTGGTCGAGATCAAGCAGGGCCTGGAGGCCGGGCAGCGCATCGTGGTGGATGGCACCGGCAAGCTGCGCCCGGGCCTGAAGGTCGCCGCCAAGGACGCCGCACCGGCCAGTGGTGCCAAGCCGGCTGACGCGCCGGCGCCGGTCGCCGCCGAGGGCCACGGCGGATGA
- the cysK gene encoding cysteine synthase A: MALYDSILDTVGNTPIVKLQRLAPPQVSVYAKVESFNPGGSVKDRLALAIILDAEARGLLKPGDTIVEATSGNTGVALAMVAAARGYKFVATMVETFSVERRKLMRAYGAKVILTPAAERGSGMVRRARELAEEHGWFLASQFANPANPAYHRNTTAAEILRDFAGKRLDYFVSGWGTGGTLTGVGEVLKVARPQTRIIATEPAGAALLKGDDWKPHKIQGWTPDFVPDVLNRDVVDELVSVEDDRAIATARRLAAEEGIFVGISAGATVASALDVAARAEPGSVILAMLPDTGERYFSTPLFADVNEGSDDDWLAGLP; this comes from the coding sequence ATGGCCCTGTACGACTCCATCCTCGATACCGTCGGCAACACCCCCATCGTCAAGCTGCAGCGCCTGGCGCCACCGCAGGTCAGCGTCTACGCCAAGGTCGAGTCGTTCAACCCGGGCGGCTCGGTGAAGGACCGCCTGGCGCTGGCGATCATCCTCGATGCCGAAGCACGCGGCCTGCTCAAGCCCGGCGATACGATCGTGGAAGCGACCTCCGGCAACACCGGCGTGGCGCTGGCAATGGTCGCCGCCGCGCGCGGCTACAAGTTCGTGGCCACCATGGTCGAGACCTTCTCGGTGGAACGCCGCAAGCTGATGCGCGCCTATGGCGCCAAGGTGATCCTGACCCCCGCCGCCGAACGCGGCAGCGGCATGGTGCGCAGGGCGCGCGAACTGGCCGAAGAGCATGGCTGGTTCCTGGCCAGCCAGTTCGCCAATCCGGCCAACCCGGCGTATCACCGCAACACCACCGCCGCCGAGATCCTGCGCGACTTCGCCGGCAAGCGGCTGGACTATTTCGTCAGCGGCTGGGGCACCGGTGGCACGCTCACCGGTGTGGGCGAAGTGCTGAAGGTCGCGCGCCCGCAGACCCGCATCATTGCCACCGAGCCGGCCGGCGCGGCATTGCTCAAGGGCGATGACTGGAAGCCGCACAAGATCCAGGGCTGGACGCCGGACTTCGTGCCCGACGTGCTCAACCGCGATGTGGTGGATGAACTGGTGTCGGTTGAAGATGACCGCGCCATCGCCACTGCGCGCCGCCTGGCCGCCGAGGAAGGCATCTTCGTCGGCATCTCCGCCGGCGCCACCGTTGCCAGTGCGCTGGATGTGGCCGCGCGTGCCGAACCGGGCTCGGTGATCCTGGCCATGCTGCCGGACACCGGTGAACGCTACTTCTCCACGCCGCTGTTTGCCGATGTGAACGAAGGGTCTGACGACGACTGGCTGGCAGGGCTGCCGTGA
- a CDS encoding HAD hydrolase-like protein — translation MSTDRSRDVLFFDLDGTLIDSQVGITACIAYALQKMDHPVPPQETLLGWIGPSLRTTFAPLFVEPARVEQAVGYYRERFDAEGWREHTVYPQVEDTLRTLHGRGHRLAVVTAKNEPHARRILAHLPFGGLFEEIIGSTLDGSRSHKPELVGEALRRLQVQPAQCWMIGDRRMDIEGARHHGLRSVGVLWGFGGEAELTEAGAGQLAREPAQLETLLA, via the coding sequence ATGAGCACCGATCGCAGCAGGGATGTCCTGTTCTTCGACCTCGACGGTACGCTGATCGATTCGCAGGTCGGCATTACCGCGTGCATCGCCTATGCGCTGCAGAAGATGGACCATCCGGTACCGCCGCAGGAGACACTGCTGGGCTGGATCGGTCCGTCGCTGCGCACCACCTTCGCGCCGTTGTTCGTTGAACCGGCGCGGGTGGAACAGGCGGTGGGCTACTACCGTGAACGCTTCGACGCCGAGGGCTGGCGCGAGCACACGGTGTACCCGCAGGTGGAAGACACCCTGCGCACGCTGCATGGTCGTGGTCACCGCCTGGCGGTGGTCACCGCCAAGAACGAACCGCATGCGCGCCGCATCCTTGCCCATCTGCCGTTCGGCGGGCTGTTCGAGGAGATCATCGGTTCGACCCTGGACGGCTCGCGCAGCCACAAGCCGGAGCTGGTCGGCGAGGCGCTGCGCCGGCTGCAGGTGCAGCCCGCACAGTGCTGGATGATCGGCGACCGCCGCATGGATATCGAAGGCGCGCGTCACCACGGCCTGCGCAGTGTCGGTGTGCTGTGGGGCTTTGGCGGCGAAGCGGAACTCACCGAAGCCGGCGCCGGCCAGCTGGCCCGTGAGCCGGCACAGCTGGAAACGCTGCTGGCCTAG
- a CDS encoding phosphoglycerate kinase yields MSIVRMTDLDLSGKRVLIRQDLNVPIENGRITSEQRITASLPTLKRALEQGAAVMVTSHLGRPKEGVWSEADSLAPVAARLSELLGREVPLVRDWVDGVDVQPGQLVLLENCRMNVGEGKDDEALSKKYAALCDVFVMDAFGTAHRAQASTHGVIRFAPVAAGGPLLMAELDALAKALDAPAKPLLAIVAGSKVSTKLELLANLVGKVDQLIVGGGIANTFIAAAGYNVGKSLYEPDLLDTAKKIVADAKARGADIPLPVDVVTAKQFLPDAVAEVKAVDAVAEDDLILDIGPQTAAQYAQLIEKAGTVVWNGPVGVFEFEAFSKGTEALARAIASSKAFSIAGGGDTLAAVDKFDIAGDVSYISTGGGAFLEFLEGKTLPAVAALDARGA; encoded by the coding sequence ATGTCCATCGTCCGCATGACCGACCTCGACCTCTCCGGCAAGCGCGTGCTGATCCGCCAGGATCTGAACGTGCCGATCGAGAATGGCCGCATCACCTCCGAACAGCGCATCACCGCTTCGCTGCCGACGCTCAAGCGCGCGCTGGAGCAGGGCGCGGCGGTGATGGTCACCTCGCACCTGGGGCGCCCGAAGGAAGGCGTGTGGAGCGAGGCCGATTCGCTGGCGCCGGTCGCCGCACGCCTGTCCGAGCTGCTCGGCCGCGAAGTGCCGCTGGTGCGCGACTGGGTCGACGGTGTCGACGTGCAGCCGGGCCAGCTGGTGCTGCTGGAAAACTGCCGCATGAACGTGGGCGAGGGCAAGGATGACGAGGCCCTGTCGAAGAAGTACGCCGCGCTGTGCGACGTGTTCGTGATGGATGCGTTCGGCACCGCGCACCGCGCCCAGGCCTCGACCCATGGCGTGATCCGCTTCGCTCCGGTCGCCGCCGGTGGCCCGTTGCTGATGGCCGAACTGGACGCACTGGCAAAGGCGCTGGATGCTCCGGCCAAGCCGTTGCTGGCCATCGTCGCCGGCAGCAAGGTCAGCACCAAGCTGGAACTGCTGGCCAACCTGGTCGGCAAGGTCGATCAGCTGATCGTCGGTGGCGGCATCGCCAACACCTTCATCGCCGCCGCCGGCTACAACGTCGGCAAGTCGCTGTACGAACCGGACCTGCTGGACACCGCGAAGAAGATCGTGGCCGATGCCAAGGCGCGTGGCGCCGACATTCCGCTGCCGGTCGACGTGGTCACCGCCAAGCAGTTCCTGCCCGATGCCGTGGCGGAAGTGAAGGCGGTCGACGCCGTCGCCGAGGACGATCTGATCCTGGACATCGGCCCGCAGACCGCGGCGCAGTACGCACAGCTGATCGAGAAGGCCGGCACCGTGGTCTGGAACGGCCCGGTCGGTGTGTTCGAATTCGAAGCCTTCAGCAAGGGCACCGAAGCGCTGGCCCGCGCCATCGCCAGCTCGAAGGCGTTCTCCATCGCCGGCGGCGGTGACACCCTGGCCGCCGTTGACAAGTTCGATATCGCTGGCGACGTCAGCTACATCTCCACCGGCGGTGGTGCGTTCCTGGAGTTCCTGGAAGGCAAGACGCTGCCGGCCGTGGCGGCCCTCGACGCGCGCGGCGCATGA
- a CDS encoding O-acetyl-ADP-ribose deacetylase produces MKIEVWQGDITTLAVDAIVNAANETLLGGGGVDGAIHRAAGPALLAECEQLPELRPGVRCPTGEVRATGAYALPARHVLHTVGPVWHDGQRDEPALLANCYWKSLQLAESLGVQSIAFPAISCGVYGYPLYQAAQIAVTETLAWQRSHAQPMRIVLVAFNTATAKAYQQALAAAGQSMESESRSPLLPPLGDTGFAAAH; encoded by the coding sequence ATGAAGATCGAAGTTTGGCAGGGCGACATCACGACCCTGGCGGTGGATGCGATCGTCAACGCGGCCAATGAGACATTGCTCGGTGGCGGCGGTGTCGACGGTGCGATCCATCGTGCCGCCGGCCCGGCACTGCTGGCCGAATGCGAACAGTTGCCGGAGCTTCGCCCGGGCGTGCGTTGCCCGACCGGCGAAGTGCGCGCCACCGGCGCCTACGCATTGCCGGCGCGGCATGTGCTGCACACGGTGGGACCGGTCTGGCACGACGGCCAGCGTGACGAACCGGCGCTGCTGGCCAACTGCTACTGGAAGTCGTTGCAGCTGGCGGAATCCCTGGGCGTGCAGTCGATCGCGTTCCCGGCAATCAGCTGCGGCGTGTACGGCTATCCGCTGTACCAGGCCGCGCAGATCGCGGTGACCGAAACGCTGGCGTGGCAGCGCAGCCATGCACAGCCGATGCGCATCGTGCTGGTTGCGTTCAATACCGCCACCGCCAAGGCCTACCAGCAGGCGCTGGCAGCGGCCGGGCAGAGCATGGAGAGCGAGTCGCGCAGCCCGCTGCTGCCGCCACTGGGCGATACAGGCTTCGCTGCCGCACATTGA
- the pyk gene encoding pyruvate kinase produces MFERQRRTKILATLGPATDPPGVLEDLFRAGVNVVRLNFSHGDPSGQAKRAAEVRAAAARVGVEVGILADLPGPKIRIERFAEGKVQLKAGDRFDLIASENAGPGSASQVGVSYLGLPQDVGPGDVLLLDDGLMQLQVVEVQGDRIVNTVLNDGVLSDRKGLNKQGGGLSLGALTERDKELIGIVAKIGVDFIAVSFCRNAQDMNDARDIARSHGCDAALVSKIERTEAIENLEEIVEASDVVMVARGDLGVEIGDAELPGLQKKIIKASLAQNKVVITATQMLQSMVESPIPTRAEVLDVANSVIDGTDAVMLSAETAAGAYPVKAVEAMARICLGAERQFQTETDFNASPRNLERADQAIAMATMFLSQHVGVRAIVAMTESGGTARYLSRFRAKAPVFAVTRHDGARRQMALMRDVYPINFDSRGLTPREAARGSIRLLVESELLQAGDRVVFTSGEHMETLGATNTLRLLEVGEDGRASGLGDL; encoded by the coding sequence ATGTTCGAGCGTCAGCGTCGCACCAAGATCCTTGCCACCCTCGGCCCGGCCACTGATCCGCCGGGCGTGCTGGAGGATCTGTTCCGCGCCGGCGTCAACGTGGTGCGCCTGAACTTCAGCCACGGCGATCCGTCCGGCCAGGCCAAGCGTGCCGCCGAAGTGCGCGCCGCTGCGGCCCGCGTCGGCGTGGAAGTGGGCATCCTGGCCGATCTGCCGGGCCCGAAGATCCGCATCGAGCGCTTCGCCGAAGGCAAGGTGCAGCTGAAGGCGGGCGACCGCTTCGACCTGATCGCCAGCGAGAACGCCGGCCCCGGCAGTGCCAGCCAGGTCGGCGTCAGCTACCTCGGCCTGCCGCAGGACGTGGGCCCGGGCGACGTCCTGCTGCTCGATGACGGCCTGATGCAGCTGCAGGTGGTGGAGGTGCAGGGTGACCGCATCGTCAACACCGTGCTCAACGATGGCGTGCTGTCCGACCGCAAGGGCCTGAACAAGCAGGGCGGTGGCCTGTCGCTGGGTGCGCTGACCGAGCGTGACAAGGAACTGATCGGCATCGTTGCCAAGATCGGCGTCGACTTCATCGCCGTGTCGTTCTGCCGCAACGCGCAGGACATGAACGACGCGCGTGACATCGCCCGCTCGCACGGCTGCGATGCCGCGCTGGTGTCGAAGATCGAACGTACCGAAGCGATCGAGAACCTGGAAGAAATCGTCGAGGCCAGCGACGTGGTGATGGTCGCCCGTGGCGACCTCGGCGTGGAAATCGGCGATGCCGAGCTGCCGGGCCTGCAGAAGAAGATCATCAAGGCCTCGCTGGCGCAGAACAAGGTGGTGATCACCGCCACGCAGATGCTGCAGTCGATGGTGGAAAGCCCGATCCCGACCCGCGCCGAAGTGCTGGACGTGGCCAACTCGGTCATCGACGGTACCGATGCGGTGATGCTCTCGGCCGAAACCGCCGCCGGCGCCTATCCGGTCAAGGCCGTGGAAGCGATGGCGCGCATCTGCCTGGGCGCCGAGCGCCAGTTCCAGACCGAGACCGACTTCAACGCCTCGCCGCGCAACCTGGAACGCGCCGACCAGGCCATCGCCATGGCCACCATGTTCCTGTCGCAGCACGTGGGCGTGCGCGCGATCGTGGCGATGACCGAATCCGGCGGTACCGCACGCTACCTGTCGCGCTTCCGCGCCAAGGCACCGGTGTTCGCGGTCACCCGCCACGACGGTGCCCGTCGCCAGATGGCGCTGATGCGCGATGTCTATCCGATCAATTTCGACAGCCGCGGCCTGACCCCGCGCGAAGCCGCACGCGGCAGCATCCGCCTGCTGGTGGAATCGGAACTGCTGCAGGCCGGTGACCGCGTGGTGTTCACCAGTGGCGAGCACATGGAAACCCTGGGTGCGACCAACACCCTGCGCCTGCTGGAAGTGGGCGAAGACGGCCGCGCCAGCGGCCTGGGCGATCTGTAA
- a CDS encoding LysR family transcriptional regulator — MTLTQLRYLVAIADAELNITLAASRVHATQPGLSKQLKQLEDELGFLLFVRKGRSLESVTPAGTEVIARARAVLAEANNIRTYAANQRRESQGQLILTTTHTQARFVLPPAVAAIKQAYPQVSVHLQQAGEADALDRLNQGDADIAIISTAGGEPTDGIAVPLFRWRRLVVVPKGHPLDRAGRAPDLAALARQPLISYESSTRPNSSLQRAFAAHGLVPDLALTALDADLIKTYVRTGLGVGLLAEMAVSSNDEDLRSWPAPAPITECIAWAVLPRDRVLRDYALELVHVLAPQIDPRDLRRVLDGNQAAAWPVPPTWESLTQTITV, encoded by the coding sequence ATGACGCTGACCCAGCTGCGCTATCTGGTTGCCATCGCCGACGCCGAGCTGAACATCACGCTGGCCGCCTCGCGCGTGCACGCCACCCAGCCGGGCCTGTCCAAGCAGCTCAAGCAGCTGGAGGACGAGCTCGGCTTCCTGTTGTTCGTGCGCAAGGGGCGCAGCCTGGAATCGGTCACCCCGGCCGGGACCGAGGTCATCGCCCGCGCCCGCGCGGTGCTGGCCGAGGCCAACAACATCCGCACCTATGCCGCCAACCAGCGTCGCGAGAGCCAGGGCCAGCTGATCCTGACCACCACCCACACCCAGGCGCGCTTCGTGCTGCCGCCGGCGGTGGCGGCGATCAAGCAGGCGTATCCACAGGTCAGCGTGCACCTGCAGCAGGCCGGTGAAGCCGACGCGCTGGACCGCTTGAACCAGGGTGATGCCGATATCGCCATCATCAGCACGGCCGGCGGTGAGCCGACCGATGGCATCGCCGTGCCGTTGTTCCGCTGGCGGCGTCTGGTGGTGGTGCCCAAGGGCCACCCGCTGGACCGCGCCGGCCGCGCGCCGGACCTGGCGGCGCTGGCCCGGCAACCGCTGATCAGCTACGAATCCTCGACACGGCCGAATTCCTCGCTGCAGCGTGCCTTTGCTGCCCACGGCCTGGTGCCGGACCTGGCGCTGACCGCGCTGGATGCCGACCTGATCAAGACCTACGTGCGTACCGGGCTGGGCGTGGGGCTGCTGGCCGAGATGGCGGTCAGTTCCAACGATGAGGACCTGCGCTCGTGGCCGGCCCCGGCGCCGATCACCGAGTGCATTGCGTGGGCGGTGCTGCCGCGCGACCGCGTGCTGCGCGATTACGCGCTGGAGCTGGTGCATGTGCTGGCCCCGCAGATCGATCCGCGCGACCTGCGTCGGGTGCTGGATGGCAACCAGGCTGCGGCGTGGCCGGTTCCCCCGACCTGGGAGTCACTGACCCAGACCATCACGGTGTGA
- a CDS encoding TonB-dependent copper receptor, giving the protein MKMTSRPAGAYARLPVALGLAVAASLAHAAPADEARTLDTMVVTAAAPSSPLHWVTDPRLPRQPVPASDGADYLKTVPGFSAIRNGGTNGDPVLRGMFGSRLNILSNDGNLIGACPSRMDNPLSYIAPESFDRLTIIKGPQSVRWGAGASAGTVRFERDTPRFEEPGLRADASALVGSRNRNDQVLDLTLGNPTGYVRASGNRSEADDYKDGNGDVVPSKWRKWNGDVAIGWTPDADTLLEISAGAGDAIARYAGRGMDGAAFERTSYAARFEKRNLPGAWDTVQANVYYNEADHVMDNYTLRTPNPHSMMPMPMASNVDRRTQGGRVSSEWHWQDVQLVAGVDGEDSRHRGRMGMGRGTYRQAAWETDANFRRYGAFTEMTLGAGTDQRWITGLRIDRASVRDERQSIRGMMGNMPNPTAGQRRKEWLGSGFLRYEQDLADGLTWYAGLGRSERMPDYWELFSPDHGPAGAPNAFAGIQPERTTQFDVGLQYKGPRVQAWVSAYAGQIQDYILFTYHGSGMMGMSQASNVDARIAGAEAGLEVSVAEQWKLGGTLAYAWGENRDQQRPLPQMPPLEARLSANWEGQRWSAGALLRAVTHQHRVADGQGNVVAQDLGPSAGFATFALNAAYRFSSQLQLSAGVDNLFDRAYSEHLNLAGSADFGFPADPVRINEPGRSVWMKVNYRY; this is encoded by the coding sequence ATGAAAATGACTTCCCGCCCCGCGGGCGCCTATGCGCGCCTGCCGGTTGCCCTTGGCCTGGCCGTGGCCGCGTCACTGGCCCACGCTGCGCCCGCCGACGAGGCGCGCACCCTCGACACGATGGTGGTGACCGCCGCCGCACCGTCTTCACCGCTGCACTGGGTGACCGATCCGCGCCTGCCGCGGCAGCCGGTACCGGCCAGCGACGGTGCCGATTACCTCAAGACCGTTCCCGGCTTCTCGGCCATCCGCAACGGTGGCACCAACGGCGACCCGGTGCTGCGCGGCATGTTCGGTTCGCGCCTGAACATCCTCAGCAACGACGGCAACCTGATCGGTGCCTGCCCGTCACGCATGGATAATCCGCTGTCCTACATCGCGCCGGAGAGCTTCGACCGGCTGACCATCATCAAGGGGCCGCAGAGCGTGCGCTGGGGCGCGGGGGCCTCGGCCGGCACCGTGCGCTTCGAACGCGATACGCCGCGCTTCGAAGAACCGGGCCTGCGCGCCGACGCCAGTGCGCTGGTCGGTTCGCGCAACCGCAACGACCAGGTGCTGGACCTGACCCTGGGCAACCCGACCGGTTACGTGCGCGCCAGTGGCAACCGTTCCGAGGCCGACGACTACAAGGATGGCAACGGTGATGTGGTGCCGTCGAAGTGGCGCAAGTGGAACGGCGACGTGGCCATCGGCTGGACGCCGGATGCCGACACGCTGCTGGAAATCTCCGCTGGTGCCGGTGATGCGATCGCGCGCTACGCCGGGCGTGGCATGGATGGCGCTGCCTTCGAACGCACCAGCTACGCCGCGCGCTTCGAGAAACGCAACCTGCCCGGCGCGTGGGACACGGTGCAGGCCAACGTGTACTACAACGAGGCCGACCACGTGATGGACAACTACACGCTGCGTACGCCGAATCCGCACAGCATGATGCCGATGCCGATGGCCTCCAACGTGGACCGCCGTACCCAGGGCGGCCGGGTCAGTTCCGAATGGCACTGGCAGGACGTGCAGCTGGTGGCGGGTGTGGATGGCGAGGACAGCCGCCATCGCGGTCGCATGGGCATGGGCCGCGGCACCTACCGCCAGGCCGCCTGGGAGACCGATGCCAACTTCCGTCGCTATGGCGCGTTTACCGAGATGACCCTGGGCGCCGGCACCGACCAACGCTGGATCACTGGCCTGCGCATCGATCGCGCCAGCGTGCGCGACGAGCGGCAGTCGATTCGCGGGATGATGGGCAACATGCCCAATCCGACCGCGGGCCAGCGCCGCAAGGAATGGCTGGGCAGCGGTTTCCTGCGCTACGAACAGGACCTGGCCGATGGCCTGACCTGGTATGCCGGCCTCGGTCGCAGTGAGCGCATGCCCGACTACTGGGAGCTGTTCTCGCCCGACCATGGCCCGGCTGGCGCGCCGAACGCGTTTGCCGGCATCCAGCCCGAGCGCACCACCCAGTTTGACGTGGGCCTGCAGTACAAGGGGCCACGCGTGCAGGCCTGGGTCTCTGCGTATGCCGGGCAGATCCAGGACTACATCCTGTTCACCTACCACGGCAGCGGCATGATGGGCATGAGCCAGGCCAGCAACGTCGACGCACGCATTGCCGGCGCCGAGGCGGGGTTGGAAGTGAGCGTGGCCGAACAATGGAAACTGGGTGGCACGTTGGCCTACGCCTGGGGCGAGAACCGCGACCAGCAGCGTCCGCTGCCACAGATGCCGCCACTGGAAGCGCGCCTGAGCGCGAACTGGGAAGGCCAGCGCTGGAGTGCCGGTGCGCTGCTGCGCGCGGTAACCCACCAGCACCGTGTCGCAGATGGCCAGGGCAACGTCGTCGCCCAGGACCTCGGACCAAGCGCCGGCTTCGCAACCTTCGCGCTCAATGCCGCCTACCGTTTCAGTTCGCAGCTGCAGCTCAGCGCGGGCGTCGACAATCTGTTCGACCGGGCCTACAGCGAGCACCTGAACCTGGCCGGCAGCGCCGACTTCGGCTTCCCGGCCGACCCGGTGCGCATCAACGAGCCGGGGCGCAGCGTGTGGATGAAGGTGAATTACCGGTATTGA
- a CDS encoding DUF2946 domain-containing protein produces MTRLSRPQRLLLQLAVLATLLMVLAPLVSRALQAQPMDHAARVGMDHAAMGHDRQDMAMPGHDHHSAAPASPSRPADPHAMHGEACEYCVLAMRLLPWLAVLVLLLPLLWRPRLAFPWSQRVLPAARWPAHAARGPPRASIVR; encoded by the coding sequence GTGACCCGCCTGTCCCGCCCGCAGCGCCTCCTGCTCCAGCTCGCCGTCCTGGCGACGCTGCTGATGGTGCTTGCGCCACTGGTCAGCCGCGCGCTGCAGGCACAGCCGATGGATCACGCGGCAAGGGTGGGCATGGACCACGCCGCCATGGGCCATGACAGGCAGGACATGGCCATGCCCGGGCACGATCACCACAGCGCAGCGCCGGCATCGCCCAGCCGTCCGGCCGACCCGCACGCCATGCATGGCGAAGCCTGCGAATACTGCGTGCTGGCCATGCGCCTGCTGCCATGGCTGGCGGTGCTGGTGCTGCTGTTGCCGCTGCTGTGGCGGCCGCGGCTGGCGTTCCCGTGGTCGCAACGCGTGTTGCCCGCCGCGCGCTGGCCGGCACATGCCGCACGCGGGCCGCCGCGCGCTTCCATCGTCCGCTGA
- a CDS encoding class I fructose-bisphosphate aldolase — protein MSIEQLAETAQAMVAPGKGIIAIDESTATIAKRFAGVGIENTEENRRAYRELLLTTPKLNEHISGAILYDETIRQSTRDGVPFAKYMADHGMIPGIKVDKGAHPLAGCPGELVTEGLDGLRERLQEYYKLGARFAKWRAVINIGESIPSGTCIESNAHALARYAALCQECGLVPMVEPEVIMDGDHDIETCYEVTEATLRSLFDALYQQNVLLEGTILKASMVISGKGCDEQADVEEVAESTVMCLKSTVPAILPGVVFLSGGQTDEQSTEHLNAMNQLGNLPWPLSFSYGRAMQQAALKLWAKDMKGNYAAAQKTVYERAKDNGLAALGKWNG, from the coding sequence ATGAGCATCGAACAGCTGGCTGAAACCGCCCAGGCCATGGTTGCCCCGGGCAAGGGCATCATCGCGATCGACGAATCCACCGCTACCATCGCCAAGCGTTTCGCTGGCGTCGGTATCGAGAACACCGAGGAGAACCGTCGCGCCTACCGCGAACTGCTGCTGACCACGCCGAAGCTCAACGAGCACATTTCCGGCGCCATCCTGTACGACGAAACCATCCGCCAGTCGACCAGGGACGGCGTGCCGTTCGCCAAGTACATGGCCGACCACGGCATGATTCCGGGCATCAAGGTGGACAAGGGTGCGCACCCGCTGGCCGGCTGCCCGGGCGAGCTGGTGACCGAAGGCCTGGACGGCCTGCGCGAGCGCCTGCAGGAGTACTACAAGCTGGGTGCGCGCTTCGCCAAGTGGCGTGCGGTCATCAACATCGGTGAGAGCATCCCGTCGGGCACCTGCATCGAGTCCAACGCCCACGCGCTGGCCCGTTATGCCGCCCTGTGCCAGGAATGCGGCCTGGTGCCGATGGTCGAGCCGGAAGTGATCATGGACGGCGACCACGACATCGAGACCTGCTACGAAGTCACCGAAGCCACCCTGCGCTCGCTGTTCGATGCGCTGTACCAGCAGAACGTGCTGCTGGAAGGCACCATCCTGAAGGCATCGATGGTCATCTCCGGCAAGGGCTGCGACGAGCAGGCCGACGTCGAGGAAGTGGCCGAGTCGACCGTGATGTGCCTGAAGAGCACCGTGCCGGCGATCCTGCCGGGCGTGGTGTTCCTGTCCGGTGGCCAGACCGACGAACAGTCGACTGAGCACCTGAACGCGATGAACCAGCTGGGCAACCTGCCGTGGCCGCTGAGCTTCTCCTACGGCCGCGCCATGCAGCAGGCCGCCCTGAAGCTGTGGGCCAAGGACATGAAGGGCAATTACGCTGCTGCCCAGAAGACCGTGTACGAGCGCGCCAAGGACAACGGCCTGGCCGCGCTGGGCAAGTGGAACGGCTGA